From the genome of Segatella hominis, one region includes:
- a CDS encoding UxaA family hydrolase, whose product MKQSSFIKINPADSVVVCLCPMKKGETIEVDGKSITLLQDTPAGHKVLIDDAPEGKDIIKYGYPIGHAKKDLKQGEWVNENNLKTNLAGTLEYTYNPVDEQLNIEKEDRTFLGYVRKNGEVGVRNEIWVVPTVGCVNGVAEKLVERLKEETKCEGIDAIHAWHHNFGCSQLSGDHENTRKVLRDICLHPNAGAVLVLSLGCENNQPDEFMEMLGDYDKDRIKLLVTQKVEGDELEVGMDILWQLYDKAKTDKRQKVPVSKLRVGLKCGGSDGFSGITANPLVGEFSDWLVAQGGTSILTEVPEMFGAETILMNRCENKELFDKTVHLINDFKEYFLSHGEPVGENPSPGNKAGGISTLEDKALGCTQKCGRAPVSGVLQYGDRLETNGLNLLSAPGNDLVAATALASAGCQLVLFTTGRGTPFGTFVPTMKISTNSTLAKNKPNWIDFNAGELVEGTEMKDLVRKFIDKIISIASGEEARNEENGYREISIFKNGVTL is encoded by the coding sequence ATGAAACAATCAAGCTTTATCAAAATTAACCCTGCCGACTCGGTAGTGGTTTGCTTGTGCCCTATGAAGAAGGGCGAGACCATCGAAGTAGATGGTAAGTCTATCACCCTCTTGCAGGATACTCCTGCCGGACACAAAGTGCTCATCGATGATGCGCCTGAAGGAAAGGACATCATCAAGTACGGTTACCCTATCGGACATGCAAAGAAAGACCTGAAACAGGGTGAGTGGGTCAACGAAAACAACCTCAAGACCAACCTTGCCGGCACTTTGGAATATACTTACAATCCTGTAGATGAGCAGTTGAACATCGAGAAGGAAGACCGCACCTTCCTGGGCTACGTGCGCAAGAACGGTGAGGTTGGCGTAAGAAATGAAATCTGGGTAGTTCCTACCGTAGGCTGCGTGAATGGCGTAGCGGAAAAACTGGTTGAGCGACTCAAGGAGGAGACAAAATGCGAGGGCATTGATGCCATCCATGCTTGGCACCACAACTTCGGCTGTTCCCAGCTCTCTGGCGACCACGAGAATACCCGCAAGGTGCTTCGTGACATCTGCCTCCATCCAAATGCTGGTGCTGTGCTCGTTCTTTCACTCGGATGTGAGAATAATCAGCCTGACGAGTTCATGGAGATGCTCGGCGACTATGACAAGGATCGCATCAAGTTGCTCGTGACCCAGAAGGTGGAAGGCGACGAACTGGAAGTGGGAATGGATATACTCTGGCAGCTCTACGACAAGGCTAAAACAGACAAGCGTCAGAAAGTTCCTGTCAGCAAGTTGCGCGTAGGTTTGAAGTGCGGTGGTTCTGACGGGTTCAGCGGTATCACTGCCAACCCATTGGTAGGTGAGTTCTCCGACTGGCTCGTTGCTCAGGGCGGTACTTCTATCCTTACTGAGGTGCCTGAGATGTTCGGTGCAGAGACGATTCTCATGAACCGTTGTGAGAACAAGGAATTGTTCGACAAGACCGTTCATCTCATCAATGATTTCAAGGAGTACTTCCTGAGTCATGGCGAACCTGTAGGTGAGAATCCTTCACCAGGCAACAAGGCGGGCGGTATCTCTACATTGGAAGATAAGGCTCTCGGTTGTACACAGAAGTGCGGTCGTGCACCAGTCAGCGGTGTATTGCAGTATGGTGACCGTCTGGAGACAAATGGTTTGAACCTCCTTTCAGCACCAGGCAACGACCTCGTAGCAGCTACAGCCTTGGCATCAGCAGGATGCCAGTTGGTTCTCTTCACCACCGGTCGCGGTACCCCATTCGGCACCTTCGTACCAACCATGAAGATTTCTACCAACAGCACCTTGGCAAAGAACAAGCCAAACTGGATTGACTTCAATGCCGGCGAGCTCGTAGAGGGCACTGAGATGAAGGACCTCGTACGCAAGTTCATCGACAAGATCATCTCCATAGCCAGTGGAGAGGAAGCTCGCAACGAGGAGAATGGTTATCGCGAGATTTCCATCTTCAAAAATGGAGTAACACTTTAA
- a CDS encoding substrate-binding domain-containing protein, translating to MAEKIRIKDIAERAGVSVGTVDRVLHDRPNVSKPAREKVEQALKEMNYQPNMYASALAYNKSYTFYLLLPKHESEAYWEEIEEGARKCEESKRDFHINVKINFYERSSEESFIEQGKAIVEEKPEGVIVVPSSLEITRAFTDQLHELNIPFILLDSYMPDLRPLSFFGQDSFCSGFFAAKMLMMLAFKEKEIMLMRQTKNGIVVSKQQDNREVGFRHYMHDHFPSVKINVLDLPLNGSRAEFMKMLEKYFATNPNTHHCITLTSKAHIVGDFLLKTNRRDVQIMGYDMVEKNAKCLREGSISFLIAQHAYMQGYNCVETLFRALVLKKKVTPVNYMPIELLMKENIDFYRRTQL from the coding sequence ATGGCCGAAAAAATAAGAATCAAAGATATCGCCGAAAGGGCTGGCGTATCTGTAGGTACTGTCGATAGAGTTCTCCACGACCGACCTAATGTCTCCAAACCTGCCCGCGAAAAAGTGGAACAGGCGCTCAAGGAGATGAACTATCAGCCTAACATGTATGCCAGTGCTCTGGCATACAACAAGTCATATACCTTCTACTTGCTACTTCCGAAGCATGAATCTGAGGCTTACTGGGAGGAGATAGAGGAAGGTGCACGCAAATGTGAGGAAAGCAAACGCGATTTTCACATCAACGTGAAGATCAACTTTTATGAGCGCTCCAGCGAGGAGTCTTTCATCGAACAGGGAAAGGCTATCGTCGAAGAAAAGCCGGAGGGTGTCATCGTCGTGCCTTCATCTCTTGAAATTACCAGAGCATTTACCGACCAATTGCATGAGTTGAACATTCCGTTCATCTTACTCGACTCCTACATGCCCGACCTTCGTCCGCTTTCCTTCTTCGGACAGGATTCTTTCTGCAGTGGATTCTTCGCTGCCAAGATGCTCATGATGCTTGCTTTCAAAGAAAAGGAGATTATGCTGATGAGACAGACAAAGAACGGAATCGTGGTCAGCAAGCAGCAGGACAACCGTGAGGTTGGGTTCCGCCACTATATGCACGACCATTTCCCAAGCGTCAAGATCAATGTGCTCGACCTGCCACTCAATGGTTCCCGCGCCGAGTTCATGAAGATGCTGGAGAAATACTTTGCCACCAATCCGAATACGCACCATTGCATCACCCTGACCTCGAAGGCTCATATCGTGGGTGACTTCCTGCTGAAGACCAACCGCCGTGATGTTCAAATTATGGGATATGATATGGTGGAGAAGAATGCAAAATGTCTGAGAGAAGGTAGCATCTCCTTCCTCATCGCACAGCATGCCTATATGCAAGGATACAACTGTGTGGAGACGCTCTTCCGGGCACTTGTCCTCAAGAAAAAGGTAACACCGGTCAACTATATGCCTATCGAGCTGCTGATGAAGGAGAATATCGACTTCTACCGCAGAACGCAGTTGTAG
- a CDS encoding sugar kinase gives MAKIVTLGEIMLRLSPEGNDRFIQSESFRIIPGGGEANVAVSVANYGHEAYFVSKLPKHEIGQIAVNALRRYGVNTDFIARGGDRVGLYYAETGASMRPSKVIYDRAHSSIAEADPSDFDFDKIMEGAQWFHWSGITPAISDKAAELTKLACEAAKRHGVTVSVDLNFRKKLWTSEKAISVMRPLMQYVDVCIGNEEDAQLCLGFKPDADVEGGKTDAEGYYGIFQGMMKEFGFKYVVSTLRESLSATHNGWKALIYNGEEFYQSKHYDINPIIDRVGGGDSFSGGLIHGLLTKNTQAEALEFAVAASALKHTIPGDFNQVSVDEVESLAGGNANGRVQR, from the coding sequence ATGGCAAAAATTGTAACATTAGGTGAGATCATGCTTCGTTTGTCTCCAGAAGGTAATGATCGTTTTATCCAGAGTGAATCATTCCGTATCATCCCTGGTGGTGGTGAGGCTAACGTAGCTGTCAGTGTAGCTAACTATGGTCATGAGGCTTACTTCGTATCTAAGTTGCCTAAGCATGAGATTGGTCAGATTGCAGTTAACGCCCTCCGTCGTTATGGCGTGAATACCGATTTCATTGCTCGTGGTGGCGACCGTGTTGGTCTCTATTATGCAGAGACAGGTGCTTCTATGCGTCCTTCTAAGGTAATCTATGACCGTGCTCATAGTTCTATCGCAGAGGCAGATCCATCTGATTTCGATTTCGACAAGATTATGGAGGGTGCTCAGTGGTTCCACTGGAGTGGTATTACTCCTGCTATCAGCGACAAGGCTGCTGAGTTGACCAAGTTGGCTTGTGAGGCTGCTAAGCGTCACGGTGTAACAGTTTCTGTTGACCTCAATTTCCGCAAGAAGCTCTGGACTTCAGAGAAGGCTATCTCTGTTATGCGTCCATTGATGCAGTATGTAGATGTCTGCATCGGTAATGAGGAAGATGCTCAGCTCTGCTTGGGCTTCAAGCCAGATGCTGACGTAGAGGGTGGTAAGACTGACGCTGAGGGATACTATGGTATCTTCCAGGGTATGATGAAGGAGTTTGGCTTCAAGTATGTAGTTTCTACACTTCGTGAGTCTCTCTCTGCTACACACAATGGTTGGAAGGCTCTTATCTACAACGGTGAGGAGTTCTACCAGAGCAAGCATTATGATATCAACCCAATCATCGACCGCGTAGGTGGTGGTGACTCTTTCTCTGGCGGTTTGATCCACGGTCTCTTGACTAAGAATACTCAGGCTGAGGCTTTGGAGTTTGCAGTAGCTGCTTCTGCTTTGAAGCACACTATCCCTGGCGACTTCAACCAGGTTTCTGTTGACGAGGTAGAGAGTCTTGCTGGTGGTAACGCTAATGGTCGCGTTCAGCGATAA
- a CDS encoding bifunctional 4-hydroxy-2-oxoglutarate aldolase/2-dehydro-3-deoxy-phosphogluconate aldolase: MAKFSKMQVMAAMKETGMVPVFFNKDIEICKNVIKACYEGGVRVFEFTNRGDFAHEIFGELVKWADKECPEMILGAGTVVDAGTASLYLQLGANFIVGPNFNPEIAPVCNRRLVPYSPGCGSVTEINNAQAAGCDVTKVFPAGNVGGPSFVKNVMAPLRWSNIMVTGAVEPTEENLTPWIKAGVLCVGMGSKLFPKETVAAGDWAAVTAKCKEALGYIAKARG; encoded by the coding sequence ATGGCAAAGTTTAGCAAAATGCAGGTCATGGCAGCCATGAAAGAGACTGGTATGGTTCCTGTATTCTTCAATAAGGATATTGAAATTTGCAAGAACGTCATCAAGGCTTGTTATGAGGGTGGCGTACGTGTATTCGAGTTTACTAACCGTGGTGATTTCGCTCACGAAATCTTCGGTGAGTTGGTAAAGTGGGCTGACAAGGAGTGCCCAGAGATGATTCTTGGTGCTGGTACAGTAGTTGATGCTGGTACTGCTTCTCTCTATCTCCAGTTGGGTGCCAATTTCATCGTAGGTCCTAACTTCAACCCAGAGATTGCTCCTGTATGCAACCGTCGCCTGGTTCCTTATTCTCCTGGTTGTGGTTCTGTAACAGAGATCAACAATGCTCAGGCTGCAGGTTGTGATGTAACTAAGGTATTCCCTGCAGGTAACGTAGGTGGTCCTTCATTCGTTAAGAATGTAATGGCACCTTTGCGCTGGAGCAATATCATGGTTACTGGTGCTGTAGAGCCAACTGAAGAGAACTTGACTCCTTGGATCAAGGCAGGTGTCCTCTGTGTAGGTATGGGTTCTAAGCTCTTCCCTAAGGAGACTGTAGCTGCTGGCGACTGGGCTGCAGTTACTGCTAAGTGTAAAGAGGCTCTTGGCTATATTGCCAAGGCTCGTGGTTAA
- a CDS encoding DUF5112 domain-containing protein, producing the protein MAKINITQKFSASIVMMLALFFYSACGPSHKQEVDRLNTLSYAYHYRNLDSTKMLAQRALALSDDYRAGYAEACNNLAFVEMAKMNYKEARRWLGLVEEKSNNQLELLIADVQMMRICQRESHNKDFYSYREKAMVRLRRLGEEASNLPPRERRRATYAHSEFDIVDATYCYYVGLEEPMLKALNDIDADALEADTAQYLNYLYNIGSGGAITNGTSEQIAQTEFDYLIQCYMLASAGRVIMPDGTMAGGYPYWQANALQAISEHLQNGRMRDFLIRNNLPAIQYLNVEQMPDTLLAGNLAQRALNLFISYGDIYQIAGGYRTLSECYFAIEDYNSAGDCLLRALQVSKNIKSAPDLVASIRERLCLVYSALDNKQQSDYNRNIYLDLQERTRQDRQLEARATLLDDNALQLNLMIAAVLVMILLVVILLYLFDRMRRRKIQSKPLSSLLEPLEQWKQRNTQYINDINEITEELNEEISIARLHLDDNKKRNLEQRAKVSLVNSITPFIDRMIHEVDKLAEDDESTPDEVKQERYEYISELTDKINQYNTILTNWIQMRQGTLNLRIVSFPLQPLFDIVAKGKMSFQMKKIKLDVQPTAAKVKADRTLTLFMINTIADNARKFTPAGGKVTVSAEEHDKYVEIVIADTGKGMDEEQLAHVFDRTYTGGHGFGLLNCKGIIEKYKKVSSIFNICHIEAESEVGKGSVFRFRLPKGIGRMIVGVILLLASSVSSFASQIHQHSLATGKVSRELTLADAFADSAYFSNINGTYQRTLAFADSAIYYLNQHYLRQYPQGKNLMVSSPKLSQAAELKWFADSVTTDYSIILDIRNESAVAALALHQWTLYDRNNKVYTKLFRERSTDNTLPEYVRTMQSSENSKTVAVILLFLLLLQLPIAYYLLYYRHVVTYRFAVDRIRDINLLLLSDQSIPEKLKRIREIWSKKSRHTRVNFRLDEVVHEIEEELKRGLDLSNGKEADNQLLEDELRRVRFENDRLHVSNSVLDNCLSTLKHETMYYPSRIRQLIEASPDDVASLKELVDYYKSIYLMLSAQAMEQVETNLKCDAALKDYLFRLIQETVKDLAKAHGIAITQVKQEIKTVHTAYATCQFVFSGLRYDDSLHHLLFTPLTEDMRFLVCRQIVREMGETTNLRGCGIQAKSSDDGFLVIEVVLPGMLV; encoded by the coding sequence ATGGCCAAAATTAATATCACGCAAAAGTTCAGCGCCTCCATCGTGATGATGTTGGCGCTGTTTTTCTATTCAGCTTGTGGTCCTTCTCATAAGCAGGAGGTGGATCGGTTGAATACACTTTCATATGCCTATCACTACCGTAACCTTGATTCTACTAAAATGTTGGCACAGAGAGCTTTAGCTCTTTCTGATGACTATCGTGCCGGGTATGCTGAGGCTTGCAATAACTTAGCATTCGTAGAGATGGCAAAGATGAATTACAAGGAGGCTCGCCGATGGCTCGGTCTTGTGGAAGAAAAGAGCAACAATCAACTGGAGCTTCTCATTGCTGATGTGCAGATGATGCGCATCTGTCAGCGGGAATCTCACAACAAAGATTTTTATTCCTATCGCGAGAAAGCGATGGTGCGCTTGCGCCGCTTGGGCGAGGAGGCTTCCAATCTGCCACCCCGTGAGCGGCGACGTGCCACCTATGCTCATAGCGAATTTGATATCGTTGATGCCACCTATTGTTATTATGTCGGTCTGGAAGAACCGATGCTGAAGGCTTTGAACGATATTGATGCGGATGCTCTTGAGGCAGATACTGCCCAGTATCTCAACTATCTATATAATATCGGTTCGGGTGGTGCAATCACCAATGGAACGTCTGAACAGATAGCACAGACGGAATTTGACTATCTGATACAATGCTATATGTTGGCTTCAGCCGGACGAGTCATCATGCCCGATGGTACGATGGCCGGCGGTTATCCTTACTGGCAGGCTAATGCCCTTCAGGCTATCAGTGAACATCTGCAGAATGGAAGGATGCGAGATTTCCTCATCCGAAATAACCTGCCGGCTATCCAGTATCTGAATGTAGAACAGATGCCAGATACGCTCTTGGCTGGTAATTTAGCTCAGCGTGCGCTGAACCTTTTCATCTCTTATGGTGATATCTACCAGATAGCGGGTGGTTACCGTACGCTGTCTGAATGTTACTTCGCTATAGAGGATTATAATTCTGCAGGCGACTGTCTGCTTCGTGCCTTACAAGTGAGCAAGAATATCAAGTCAGCTCCCGATCTGGTGGCTTCTATCCGTGAACGACTTTGTTTGGTATATTCTGCGCTCGACAATAAACAGCAGAGTGACTACAACCGCAATATCTATCTTGACTTGCAGGAACGAACCCGTCAGGACAGGCAGTTGGAAGCTCGCGCCACCTTGCTTGATGATAATGCTCTGCAGCTCAATCTCATGATAGCAGCGGTACTCGTCATGATATTGCTCGTGGTCATCCTCCTGTATCTCTTCGACCGTATGCGAAGAAGAAAGATACAGTCTAAACCACTGTCTTCCCTGCTTGAACCTTTAGAGCAGTGGAAACAGCGTAATACACAGTATATCAATGATATAAATGAAATAACAGAAGAATTGAATGAAGAGATATCTATAGCCCGTTTGCATCTTGATGACAATAAAAAACGTAATTTGGAGCAGCGTGCTAAGGTCTCTTTAGTGAATAGCATCACACCTTTTATAGATCGCATGATTCATGAGGTGGATAAGTTGGCAGAGGATGATGAAAGTACCCCGGATGAGGTGAAACAGGAGCGGTATGAGTATATCTCAGAACTGACGGATAAGATCAACCAGTATAACACCATCCTGACCAACTGGATTCAGATGCGACAGGGAACTTTGAATCTCCGTATCGTCTCTTTCCCTCTCCAACCGCTTTTCGATATTGTGGCAAAGGGCAAGATGAGTTTCCAGATGAAGAAGATAAAACTCGATGTGCAGCCAACTGCAGCTAAGGTGAAGGCAGACCGCACCCTGACGCTCTTTATGATCAATACTATCGCCGACAATGCACGCAAGTTTACTCCTGCTGGAGGTAAGGTTACTGTTTCTGCAGAGGAACATGATAAATATGTAGAAATCGTCATCGCTGATACCGGTAAGGGAATGGATGAGGAACAATTGGCTCATGTCTTCGACCGTACCTATACGGGCGGTCATGGATTCGGACTCCTCAACTGCAAGGGTATCATCGAGAAATATAAGAAGGTGAGCAGTATCTTCAATATTTGTCATATTGAGGCAGAGAGTGAAGTGGGAAAGGGTAGTGTGTTCCGTTTCCGACTGCCTAAGGGAATCGGACGGATGATCGTTGGTGTCATTCTTTTGTTGGCATCATCCGTGTCGTCTTTTGCATCCCAGATACATCAGCATTCCCTGGCTACCGGAAAGGTTTCCCGAGAACTCACTTTGGCTGATGCCTTTGCCGACAGTGCTTATTTTAGCAATATCAATGGTACATACCAGCGTACCTTGGCATTTGCTGATTCTGCCATCTACTATCTCAATCAGCATTATCTGCGCCAGTATCCTCAGGGTAAAAATCTGATGGTGAGCAGTCCAAAACTCTCTCAAGCTGCCGAACTGAAATGGTTTGCTGATAGTGTGACGACCGATTACAGCATTATTCTCGACATTAGAAATGAGAGTGCGGTGGCTGCGCTTGCCTTGCATCAATGGACTTTGTATGATAGAAACAATAAGGTTTATACCAAACTCTTCCGGGAACGGAGTACTGATAATACACTGCCTGAGTATGTCCGCACGATGCAGAGTTCGGAAAACTCCAAGACGGTAGCTGTCATCCTGCTCTTTCTCCTGTTGTTGCAGTTGCCGATAGCCTACTATCTGCTCTATTATCGCCATGTAGTGACCTATCGCTTTGCGGTGGATCGCATCCGTGATATCAATCTTCTGTTGCTCAGCGACCAGTCTATACCGGAGAAGTTGAAGCGCATCAGGGAAATATGGAGTAAGAAGTCCCGGCATACCCGTGTCAATTTCCGTTTGGATGAGGTGGTGCATGAGATTGAGGAAGAACTGAAACGTGGACTGGATTTATCGAATGGCAAGGAGGCAGATAATCAACTGCTGGAAGATGAGTTGAGACGGGTGCGATTTGAAAATGATCGTTTGCACGTATCTAATTCTGTATTAGATAATTGCCTCTCTACGTTGAAGCATGAGACGATGTATTATCCGTCACGTATCCGACAGTTGATAGAGGCATCCCCTGATGATGTAGCTTCTCTGAAAGAATTGGTAGATTACTATAAATCCATCTATCTGATGCTGAGTGCGCAGGCGATGGAACAGGTGGAAACCAATCTGAAGTGTGATGCTGCGCTGAAGGATTATCTCTTCCGGCTGATACAGGAAACCGTGAAGGATCTTGCCAAGGCGCATGGTATTGCCATCACGCAAGTGAAACAGGAAATCAAAACTGTGCATACGGCTTATGCCACCTGCCAGTTTGTTTTCTCCGGATTGAGATACGATGACTCCTTGCATCATCTCCTTTTCACTCCGCTTACCGAGGATATGAGATTCTTAGTTTGCCGCCAGATTGTGAGGGAGATGGGAGAGACTACCAATCTTCGAGGCTGCGGTATCCAGGCAAAGTCTTCTGATGATGGATTCCTGGTCATTGAGGTAGTTCTGCCGGGGATGTTGGTATAG
- a CDS encoding DUF5932 domain-containing protein, with amino-acid sequence MDNFKVIIVEDVPLELKGTEGIFKNDIPEAEIIGTADSEVSYWKLIKQQLPDLVLLDLGLGGSTTVGVEICRYTKEQYPNVKVLIFTGEILNEKLWVDVLDAGCDGIILKSGELLTRGDVASCMSGKKMVFNQPILQKIVERFKKSVNSQLMRQEALVNYEIDEYDERFLRHLALGYTKEQITNLRGMPFGVKSLEKRQNELVQKLFPDGNNGMGINATRLVVRACELRILDIDNLEADPE; translated from the coding sequence ATGGACAATTTTAAAGTAATCATAGTAGAGGATGTACCTTTGGAACTGAAAGGTACGGAAGGAATTTTCAAAAACGATATACCCGAAGCTGAGATTATCGGAACAGCTGACAGTGAGGTGAGCTATTGGAAACTCATCAAACAGCAGTTGCCTGACCTCGTGCTTCTCGATCTTGGTTTGGGCGGTTCCACTACGGTGGGTGTAGAAATTTGCCGCTATACCAAGGAACAGTATCCTAACGTAAAGGTATTGATTTTCACGGGAGAAATCCTGAATGAGAAGCTCTGGGTGGATGTTCTTGATGCAGGTTGCGATGGTATTATCCTGAAGAGTGGGGAACTCTTGACCCGTGGCGATGTGGCTTCCTGCATGAGTGGTAAGAAGATGGTTTTCAATCAGCCGATTCTGCAGAAGATCGTAGAACGTTTCAAGAAAAGTGTCAATAGTCAGTTGATGCGCCAGGAGGCTTTGGTAAATTATGAGATTGACGAATATGACGAGCGCTTCCTTCGCCATCTTGCCCTCGGTTATACCAAGGAGCAGATTACCAATTTGCGAGGTATGCCTTTCGGTGTGAAGAGTTTGGAGAAGAGACAGAACGAACTGGTACAGAAACTCTTCCCTGATGGCAACAATGGTATGGGCATCAATGCTACCCGTCTGGTGGTAAGAGCCTGCGAACTTCGCATCTTAGATATCGACAATCTCGAGGCTGATCCAGAATAA
- a CDS encoding AbgT family transporter, with product MKKMKVFSYLALGLGVAQILLMLTSWLLTAAMPEDYNRSLLSSEGIRWFFGQFQDHLASPVLVWLVLGGITYGAFCRSGIVHYKPDEYRQRFAMGVASFELGVFVIIMLALTLLPHAILLNVMGGLFPSSFTQSIIPYTAFAVTVVCCSFGVISDNLKGVEDIFCCMSYGISTASPLIVLYVFAAQLFYSVLYLI from the coding sequence ATGAAGAAAATGAAGGTGTTTTCGTATTTGGCTTTAGGTTTGGGCGTGGCTCAAATCCTGCTGATGCTGACTTCGTGGCTGTTGACGGCTGCGATGCCGGAGGACTATAACCGTTCGCTCTTGAGTTCTGAGGGCATCCGCTGGTTCTTCGGTCAGTTCCAGGATCATTTAGCTTCGCCCGTATTAGTGTGGCTGGTGTTGGGTGGTATCACCTATGGAGCTTTCTGTAGAAGTGGTATTGTCCATTATAAGCCAGACGAGTATCGTCAGCGCTTTGCGATGGGCGTGGCAAGTTTTGAGTTAGGGGTATTTGTGATTATCATGTTGGCACTCACCCTGCTGCCTCATGCCATCCTTCTGAATGTGATGGGCGGTCTCTTTCCAAGCAGTTTTACGCAGAGCATCATACCTTATACCGCTTTTGCCGTAACCGTAGTCTGCTGCAGTTTCGGTGTTATCAGTGATAACCTGAAGGGAGTGGAGGATATTTTCTGCTGTATGTCGTATGGTATTTCTACGGCATCTCCTCTCATTGTGCTCTATGTATTCGCCGCCCAGTTGTTCTATTCAGTTCTGTATCTGATATAA
- a CDS encoding capsule assembly Wzi family protein, with protein MKFNQTNKKKALAFGAFLLLPLSVSAQYLWQEDVDPGKLDLGKDIHYNVEMQGSFSKGKTPLWLNANKHGLSSLEKNNGYLRGSVIRPLGTDSARRWGIGYGLDVAAPIHYTSNVVVQQAFVEARWLHGVLSIGAKEYPMELKNQTLSSGSQTLGINARPVPQVRLALPEYWTLPFAHHWLAIKGHIAYGRMTDENWQHDFTQRQSKYADGMLYHSKAGYLKIGNEGFFFPLSVELGLEMAAEFGGTPYKKKKDGVMQAEPTQGGLKGMWQAFIPGGFDASDGEYHNVAGNMLGSWVFRINYDADSWKLGFYGDHFFEDHSAMFFLDYDGYGTGDQWNTHTKRRYYRYKLKDMLLGLELNLKYGTWLRNVVLEYIYTKYQSGPYNHDRTQNIPDHLAGSDDYYNHSNYPGWQHWGQVMGNPLYRSPIYNTDGSIQVLNNRFVAYHLGFDGMPTERFGYRVLGTFQKGWGTYWIPFNKMHHNISFLVEGAYHFNHDWKVKGAYGMDFGSDQMLGHNAGFQLTVSKSGIFKL; from the coding sequence ATGAAATTTAATCAGACTAATAAGAAAAAAGCGCTTGCTTTTGGTGCATTCCTGCTTTTGCCTCTCTCGGTTTCTGCCCAATATCTTTGGCAGGAGGATGTAGATCCGGGTAAATTGGACCTGGGCAAGGACATTCATTACAATGTGGAGATGCAGGGTTCTTTCTCCAAGGGTAAGACTCCGCTCTGGCTCAATGCCAATAAGCATGGACTCAGTTCGCTGGAGAAGAATAATGGGTATCTCCGTGGTAGTGTCATCCGTCCGTTGGGTACTGATTCTGCCCGTCGTTGGGGCATCGGATATGGTTTGGATGTAGCAGCACCGATTCATTATACGAGTAATGTGGTGGTTCAGCAGGCTTTTGTGGAAGCTCGCTGGCTGCATGGTGTGCTGAGTATTGGTGCCAAGGAGTATCCGATGGAACTGAAGAATCAGACTTTGAGTAGTGGTAGCCAGACTTTGGGTATCAATGCTCGTCCGGTACCTCAGGTTCGCCTGGCATTGCCGGAGTATTGGACCCTTCCTTTTGCCCATCATTGGTTAGCCATCAAGGGACATATTGCCTATGGTAGGATGACCGATGAGAACTGGCAGCACGATTTTACCCAGCGCCAGTCCAAGTATGCTGATGGTATGCTCTATCATAGCAAGGCGGGATATCTGAAGATAGGTAATGAAGGTTTTTTCTTCCCGCTGAGCGTGGAGTTGGGACTGGAAATGGCAGCTGAGTTTGGAGGAACTCCGTATAAGAAAAAAAAGGATGGCGTGATGCAGGCTGAACCTACTCAAGGAGGTTTGAAGGGTATGTGGCAGGCTTTTATCCCAGGCGGTTTCGATGCTTCTGATGGAGAGTATCATAATGTGGCAGGTAATATGCTGGGCAGTTGGGTGTTCCGTATCAATTATGATGCTGATTCCTGGAAACTCGGATTTTACGGAGACCATTTCTTCGAGGATCATAGCGCTATGTTCTTCCTCGATTATGATGGATATGGTACGGGTGATCAATGGAATACTCACACCAAGCGCCGTTATTATCGATATAAGTTGAAGGACATGCTTCTTGGATTGGAGTTGAATCTTAAATATGGTACTTGGTTGCGCAATGTGGTCTTAGAGTATATTTACACAAAGTATCAGAGCGGTCCTTACAATCACGATCGTACACAGAATATTCCAGACCATCTTGCAGGTAGTGATGATTATTATAATCATTCCAATTATCCAGGCTGGCAGCATTGGGGACAGGTGATGGGTAATCCGCTTTACCGTTCTCCAATTTATAACACCGATGGTAGCATCCAGGTTTTAAATAACCGTTTTGTTGCTTATCACTTAGGTTTTGACGGTATGCCAACTGAACGTTTCGGATATAGAGTGTTGGGTACATTCCAGAAAGGATGGGGTACTTATTGGATTCCATTCAATAAAATGCATCACAATATCAGCTTCTTGGTTGAGGGTGCTTATCACTTTAACCATGATTGGAAGGTGAAAGGTGCGTATGGTATGGATTTTGGAAGCGACCAGATGTTGGGTCATAATGCTGGTTTCCAGTTGACGGTAAGCAAGTCTGGCATCTTTAAACTTTAA